One genomic window of Punica granatum isolate Tunisia-2019 chromosome 1, ASM765513v2, whole genome shotgun sequence includes the following:
- the LOC116202929 gene encoding receptor-like protein 6: protein MIHDVNGIKSFSREDPSQLPNEVEKTFSKRRNVYKTVEVSPIKLELGNQIEFIQGSASRAPHAYPRTELWKLDPRNRASMNCCLWDGVGCDEETGWVIELDLSSSCLYGSIDSSTSLFKLAHLQRLSLADNDFNRSRILSGFGCLSGLTHLDLSGSSFSGQVLNLSYVDISSEVPGSIANLSSLRTLILDSSGGILPEFNLTSPLWKLKLSETNFSGELMATVGNLQSLVSLELDFAPFGGSLPDSIGKLRSLSYLSLQSCHFSGPIPSSFGNLTKLTHLNLMWNHFTGPLPTSIGKLYPLKFISIDSCGFSGSLPYSIGNLTELNYLVVRGNQFSGQLPSSVGDLRSLNFLDIGSCNFSGSIPQSFGNLTELIYLDVGRNQYKAQTLDSLSWLWKLINLDGLNLDEMNLQGEIPSSIGNLSQLSYLSMLNNQLKGQILPQLMNLSQLSVLSLADNELSGNIPSLLMNLTKLTNLYLSNNKLDGPILPSVSQLQNLQALRLSGNNLSGTIDLDIFLQLKKLDMLILSGNKLSCLPGKEADVTLPQFRYLKLASCNLSELPSFLRNQEQLIALDLSNNNIYGDIPPWVLNMSVNSLCYMNLSHNFLTGLGQNPVVFNWRRLETIDLASNMLQGSVPVPPPSMRSYLISDNMLMGRFPELICNLSSLDILDLSFNFLGGVLPSCLGNTGGSFSILNLGSNSFHGTIPEFLVSGSQLNMIDL from the exons ATGATTCACGATGTGAATGGAATCAAGTCCTTTTCCAGGGAAGACCCGAGTCAACTGCCCAATGAAGTCGAGAAAACATTTTCAAAGAGACGAAATGTCTATAAAACTGTTGAGGTTTCTCCGATCAAGTTAGAACTTGGAAATCAGATTGAGTTCATTCA AGGGTCCGCTTCGCGTGCACCTCACGCCTATCCCAGGACTGAATTATGGAAGCTCGACCCAAGGAACCGAGCTTCCATGAACTGCTGTTTGTGGGATGGCGTCGGGTGTGATGAGGAAACGGGTTGGGTGATAGAATTGGACCTCAGCAGTAGCTGTCTCTATGGCTCTATTGACTCGAGTACTAGTCTCTTTAAGCTAGCCCACCTCCAGAGGCTAAGCCTTGCAGACAATGACTTTAACAGGTCACGAATTCTGTCTGGGTTTGGGTGCCTTTCTGGCTTAACCCATCTTGACCTCTCTGGCTCATCATTTTCTGGCCAA GTGCTCAACCTGAGTTACGTGGACATATCATCAGAAGTGCCCGGGAGCATTGCTAACTTGTCTTCTCTGAGGACGCTGATCTTAGACTCGAGTG GGGGGATCCTGCCTGAGTTCAACTTGACCAGTCCCCTCTGGAAGCTAAAGTTGTCCGAAACGAACTTTTCTGGAGAGCTAATGGCTACGGTTGGTAATCTTCAATCACTGGTCTCACTGGAATTAGATTTTGCCCCATTTGGTGGGTCATTGCCTGACTCCATTGGAAAACTCCGTTCCCTGAGCTATCTAAGCCTGCAATCTTGCCATTTCTCAGGGCCAATCCCGTCATCCTTCGGTAACCTTACCAAGCTCACCCACCTAAACCTCATGTGGAACCATTTCACGGGCCCATTACCAACTTCTATTGGAAAGCTTTATCCCCTGAAGTTCATAAGTATAGACTCCTGCGGATTCTCAGGGTCACTCCCATATTCCATCGGTAATCTTACCGAGCTCAACTACTTAGTCGTGAGAGGGAACCAGTTCAGTGGGCAATTGCCGAGTTCAGTTGGGGACCTTCGTTCACTGAACTTCCTAGACATAGGGTCGTGCAATTTCTCAGGATCCATCCCCCAGTCGTTCGGTAACCTTACTGAGCTTATTTACTTGGATGTTGGACGAAACCAGTACAAAGCTCAAACACTTGATTCATTGTCCTGGCTTTGGAAGCTGATCAATCTAGACGGTTTGAACCTCGACGAAATGAATTTACAAGGTGAAATCCCGTCTTCGATTGGAAATCTGTCCCAACTTAGCTATTTGTCAATGCTGAATAATCAGCTAAAGGGCCAAATATTACCTCAGCTAATGAACCTCAGCCAGCTTTCTGTTCTGTCCCTGGCGGACAATGAACTCTCGGGTAATATCCCATCTTTGTTGATGAATTTGACCAAACTAACCAACCTTTATCTCTCGAACAATAAGTTGGATGGCCCAATATTGCCTTCAGTCTCTCAACTCCAAAATCTCCAGGCCCTTCGCCTTTCTGGGAATAATTTGAGTGGAACTATAGACCTTGATATCTTTCTTCAGCTCAAAAAATTGGACATGTTAATATTATCGGGGAACAAGCTCTCATGCCTTCCTGGAAAGGAAGCAGATGTCACTCTCCCTCAATTCAGATATCTCAAGTTGGCTTCGTGCAATCTGAGTGAGCTTCCGAGTTTCCTTAGAAATCAAGAGCAGCTGATCGCCTTGGACCTGTCTAACAACAACATATATGGAGATATACCCCCCTGGGTATTGAACATGAGTGTGAATTCTCTTTGTTACATGAACCTTTCACATAATTTCCTGACAGGACTTGGTCAGAACCCGGTAGTCTTTAACTGGAGACGTCTGGAAACTATAGATCTTGCATCGAACATGCTGCAAGGATCAGTCCCAGTTCCACCTCCATCAATGCGGTCATACTTAATCTCTGACAACATGTTGATGGGGCGATTTCCAGAATTGATTTGCAATTTGAGTTCTTTAGATATACTTGACTTGTCATTCAATTTCCTCGGTGGAGTACTCCCGAGTTGCCTGGGCAATACCGGTGGCTCTTTCTCAATATTGAACCTTGGAAGCAACAGCTTTCATGGGACCATTCCTGAGTTTCTTGTTAGCGGGTCTCAGCTGAACATGATCGATCTTTAG
- the LOC116192346 gene encoding U-box domain-containing protein 4, producing MTGDQRNPDMEAERPVNYSYLGRNFSDLSVNDDSSAFSDCNSDRSGEFPTTSSESRRLLIACAAENSEELIRQLVSDLQSCSIDEQKQAAMEIRLLAKNKPENRLRIARAGAIKPLIALISSTDLQLQEYGVTAILNLSLCDENKELIAVSGAIRPLVRALRAGTPTAKENAACALLRLSQMEENKAAIGRSGAIPLLVDLLETGGFRGKKDASTTLYSLCSVRENKIRAVVAGIMRPLVELMADFDSNMVDKAAFVMSELVTVPEARAAVVEEGGIPVLVEIVEVGTQRQKEIAAVILLQICEESVVFRTMVAREGAIPPLVALSQSGTKRAKQKAEALIELLRQPRSGRTTA from the exons ATGACCGGCGATCAGAGGAATCCGGACATGGAGGCGGAGCGCCCGGTGAATTACTCCTACCTCGGGAGGAACTTCAGCGATTTGAGCGTCAATGACGACTCCTCCGCCTTCAGCGACTGCAACAGTGACAGATCCGGGGAGTTCCCGACGACCTCGTCCGAGAGCCGCCGGCTGCTCATAGCCTGCGCCGCGGAGAACTCCGAGGAGCTGATTCGCCAGCTCGTGTCTGACCTCCAGTCCTGTTCCATCGACGAGCAGAAGCAGGCGGCCATGGAGATTCGGCTCCTCGCCAAGAACAAGCCGGAGAATCGCCTCAGAATCGCCAGAGCTGGCGCGATTAAGCCTCTAATCGCGCTCATCTCCTCCACCGATCTCCAGCTCCAGGAGTACGGCGTCACCGCGATTTTGAACCTCTCCCTCTGCGATGAGAACAAGGAGCTCATCGCCGTTTCCGGGGCGATACGGCCACTGGTCAGAGCTCTCAGAGCAG GAACGCCAACGGCGAAAGAAAACGCCGCCTGCGCTCTGCTGCGACTGTCACAGATGGAGGAGAACAAGGCGGCGATCGGGCGGTCGGGAGCGATTCCCCTCCTAGTGGACCTTCTGGAGACCGGAGGTTTCCGCGGCAAGAAGGACGCGTCGACGACCCTGTACTCGCTCTGCTCGGTGAGAGAGAACAAAATCCGAGCGGTAGTGGCGGGGATCATGAGGCCACTGGTGGAGCTGATGGCGGACTTCGACTCGAACATGGTGGACAAAGCGGCGTTCGTGATGAGCGAGCTGGTGACGGTGCCAGAGGCGAGGGCGGCGGTGGTGGAGGAAGGGGGGATCCCGGTGCTGGTGGAGATAGTGGAGGTGGGGACGCAGAGGCAGAAAGAGATTGCGGCGGTGATCCTCCTGCAGATATGCGAGGAGAGCGTGGTGTTCCGTACAATGGTGGCACGGGAGGGAGCGATCCCGCCGCTGGTGGCTCTGTCGCAGTCCGGCACGAAGCGCGCCAAACAAAAG GCGGAAGCACTGATAGAGCTCCTACGGCAACCGAGATCCGGCAGGACCACTGCTTAA
- the LOC116196418 gene encoding mitochondrial outer membrane protein porin 2-like isoform X1, with amino-acid sequence MSKGPAFFSEFGKKAKDVLTKDYCSDQRFTVCSKSATGLALSSSVGKNGGLSSGNLSARYRHKNAVLNVKVDTESNQILTTVTITDILPSTKTVASLKLPDYDSGKLATQYCHEHATFSIAVSTNRSPAVDFSATIGTPSIAFGAESSYMTGSRKFLKYNAGVSMTKPNSNASVILADKGDSLRFSYLHYLDQLNGGAVVGEISRKFSTNENTLTVGCSYLVDPHTGMKAKLNNHGNLGALLQHELRPKSYLTISGSFDTKALQRNPKFGLALSLKP; translated from the exons ATGAGCAAAGGGCCTGCTTTCTTCTCTGAATTCGGAAAGAAAGCTAAAG ACGTGCTCACCAAGGACTACTGCTCCGATCAGAGGTTCACTGTCTGCAGCAAGAGTGCGACTGGACTG GCCCTTAGCTCCAGTGTTGGGAAGAATGGCGGTCTCTCCTCAGGAAATCTGTCAGCACGATACAGGCACAAAAATGCTGTTCTCAATGTCAAAGTCGACACAGAATCAAAT CAGATCTTAACAACTGTCACCATTACAGACATCTTGCCATCAACAAAAACAGTTGCCTCTTTGAAACTTCCCGATTATGACTCTGGAAAG TTGGCGACACAATATTGCCATGAACATGCAACGTTCAGCATCGCTGTCTCGACGAATCGTTCCCCAGCTGTTGATTTTTCTGCAACAATTGGCACCCCAAGTATTGCCTTTGGGGCTGAATCAAGCTACATGACTGGCTCTCGTAAGTTTCTGAAGTATAATGCTGGAGTCAGCATGACAAAGCCAAATTCAAATGCTTCAGTCATCCT GGCTGACAAGGGGGACTCATTAAGGTTTTCATATCTGCACTATCTAGATCAGCTAAATGGGGGTGCTGTGGTCGGAGAAATCAGTAGAAAGTTCTCAACCAATGAGAACACACTTACTGTCGGCTGTTCATATTTGGTCGATCCTCACACAGGCATGAAGGCAAAGCTCAACAACCACGGGAATCTTGGGGCGCTGCTACAACACGAGCTCAGGCCCAAGTCATATCTGACGATATCAGGCTCCTTCGACACCAAGGCACTTCAGAGGAATCCAAAGTTTGGGTTGGCTCTCTCTCTGAAGCCCTGA
- the LOC116196418 gene encoding mitochondrial outer membrane protein porin 2-like isoform X2 → MSKGPAFFSEFGKKAKDVLTKDYCSDQRFTVCSKSATGLALSSSVGKNGGLSSGNLSARYRHKNAVLNVKVDTESNILTTVTITDILPSTKTVASLKLPDYDSGKLATQYCHEHATFSIAVSTNRSPAVDFSATIGTPSIAFGAESSYMTGSRKFLKYNAGVSMTKPNSNASVILADKGDSLRFSYLHYLDQLNGGAVVGEISRKFSTNENTLTVGCSYLVDPHTGMKAKLNNHGNLGALLQHELRPKSYLTISGSFDTKALQRNPKFGLALSLKP, encoded by the exons ATGAGCAAAGGGCCTGCTTTCTTCTCTGAATTCGGAAAGAAAGCTAAAG ACGTGCTCACCAAGGACTACTGCTCCGATCAGAGGTTCACTGTCTGCAGCAAGAGTGCGACTGGACTG GCCCTTAGCTCCAGTGTTGGGAAGAATGGCGGTCTCTCCTCAGGAAATCTGTCAGCACGATACAGGCACAAAAATGCTGTTCTCAATGTCAAAGTCGACACAGAATCAAAT ATCTTAACAACTGTCACCATTACAGACATCTTGCCATCAACAAAAACAGTTGCCTCTTTGAAACTTCCCGATTATGACTCTGGAAAG TTGGCGACACAATATTGCCATGAACATGCAACGTTCAGCATCGCTGTCTCGACGAATCGTTCCCCAGCTGTTGATTTTTCTGCAACAATTGGCACCCCAAGTATTGCCTTTGGGGCTGAATCAAGCTACATGACTGGCTCTCGTAAGTTTCTGAAGTATAATGCTGGAGTCAGCATGACAAAGCCAAATTCAAATGCTTCAGTCATCCT GGCTGACAAGGGGGACTCATTAAGGTTTTCATATCTGCACTATCTAGATCAGCTAAATGGGGGTGCTGTGGTCGGAGAAATCAGTAGAAAGTTCTCAACCAATGAGAACACACTTACTGTCGGCTGTTCATATTTGGTCGATCCTCACACAGGCATGAAGGCAAAGCTCAACAACCACGGGAATCTTGGGGCGCTGCTACAACACGAGCTCAGGCCCAAGTCATATCTGACGATATCAGGCTCCTTCGACACCAAGGCACTTCAGAGGAATCCAAAGTTTGGGTTGGCTCTCTCTCTGAAGCCCTGA
- the LOC116201734 gene encoding protein NPGR1, whose product MLCSCSGEQFKFEEPPQSPESLATRDFSASGLSSRTGDWESKFDDTQVEEVESSLREALSLNYEEARALLGRLECQRGNYDAALQVFQGIDIQGLSSGMTRAIYERVRRRKPRNKAINNVPTSVMSMHSVSLLLEAILLKARSLEGLARYTEAAKECKMILDIVESALPNGLPEGGAEDCKLQEMLHKALELLPELWTRAGSLDEAIVAYRRALTKPWNLDPEKLASIQKKLGSNLLYGGGGIEMSHKAAGLRTTENNTEEAILLFLILMRKVALGQIKWDEEIMDHLSYALSITGQYELLAEHFELVLPGVYDRADRWYYLALCYASSGQNETAINLLKKVSGPSEAKRRPHLHSSLLGAKLCSEDPNHARDGINFARGLVSLGDSKMKHFLAQAHKLLGQCYGQAARISVSDSERVRYQKEALRSLNEAVLEGKEDPLIMYSLGLENAVQRNLDVAFDSMMVCSDMVEGNSGKCWKLISLILSAEKRFPDAREIVGFALDEVERIDQLELLRIKAFLEIAEEEPKLGIETYKMLLALIAAQKEITAISSDQVKHLNKMEVEAERKLEATAWQDLAAVYAKLDSWADAQICLDKAKSLDFNSPRNWHSSGLLYEARSLHKEALVSYCHALALEPDYVPSMVSTAEVLMKLGTYSLPIARSFLMSALRLEPTNHQAWWNLGLLSKKEGSLQQAVEFFQAAYELQSTAPVQSFV is encoded by the exons ATGCTGTGCTCTTGCTCTGGTGAGCAATTCAAGTTCGAAGAGCCCCCACAATCTCCGGAGTCGTTAGCCACTCGTGACTTCTCTGCCAGTGGACTTTCCTCGAGAACCGGTGACTGGGAATCTAAGTTTGATGACACCCAGGTCGAAGAAGTCGAGTCTTCTCTCAGGGAGGCTCTTTCCTTAAACTACGAG GAAGCAAGAGCCTTGTTGGGGAGGCTAGAGTGTCAAAGAGGGAATTATGATGCCGCCCTTCAGGTGTTTCAAGGGATCGACATTCAGGGCTTGTCTTCTGGAATGACAAGGGCTATTTACGAGAGGGTCCGACGGAGGAAGCCTCGTAACAAAGCCATCAATAATGTTCCCACTAGTGTCATGTCAATGCATTCTGTAAGCCTCCTTCTCGAAGCAATACTACTCAAAGCTAGATCTCTAGAGGGACTTGCGCGTTACACAG AGGCTGCAAAAGAGTGCAAGATGATCTTGGATATTGTCGAGTCGGCACTCCCCAATGGGTTGCCCGAGGGTGGTGCTGAAGATTGCAAGTTGCAGGAGATGTTGCACAAGGCACTAGAGTTGCTCCCTGAACTCTGGACAAGGGCCGGGTCCCTAGACGAGGCCATAGTCGCTTATCGGAGAGCTCTTACCAAGCCATGGAATTTGGATCCTGAGAAACTGGCAAGCATTCAGAAAAAGTTGGGGTCAAATCTGCTCTACGGTGGCGGTGGGATTGAAATGAGTCACAAAGCAGCGGGCCTGAGAACTACCGAAAATAACACGGAGGAAGCTATACTTCTGTTCTTGATTCTTATGAGGAAGGTGGCTCTTGGGCAGATAAAATGGGACGAAGAAATTATGGACCATTTAAGTTACGCACTATCAATCACGGGACAATACGAGTTATTAGCAGAGCATTTTGAGCTTGTTTTGCCTGGTGTATATGATCGAGCGGATCGGTGGTATTACCTTGCGCTCTGCTATGCTTCTTCAGGTCAGAACGAAACAGCCATTAACCTTCTGAAGAAGGTTTCAGGCCCATCCGAGGCAAAGCGCAGGCCTCATCTGCATTCTTCTCTTCTAGGTGCAAAGTTGTGTTCCGAAGATCCAAATCATGCGCGTGATGGGATAAATTTTGCCCGTGGATTAGTCAGCTTGGGTGATAGTAAGATGAAGCATTTCTTGGCCCAAGCCCATAAGTTACTTGGACAATGCTACGGGCAAGCGGCAAGAATCTCTGTATCAGACTCTGAGAGGGTTCGATACCAGAAAGAGGCTCTCAGGTCTCTTAATGAAGCAGTTCTTGAAGGGAAAGAGGATCCTCTAATAATGTATAGCCTCGGGCTTGAGAACGCAGTCCAGAGGAATCTCGATGTAGCTTTTGATAGCATGATGGTGTGCTCAGATATGGTCGAGGGCAACTCAGGGAAATGTTGGAAGTTAATTTCCCTCATACTCTCTGCGGAGAAGCGGTTTCCTGATGCCAGAGAGATTGTAGGTTTCGCTCTGGATGAGGTTGAAAGGATTGATCAGCTTGAGCTTCTACGGATCAAAGCTTTTCTCGAGATagctgaggaagagccaaaGCTGGGAATAGAGACCTATAAGATGTTGCTGGCCTTGATCGCAGCTCAGAAGGAAATCACAGCAATAAGTTCGGATCAAGTCAAACACTTAAATAAGATGGAG GTTGAAGCAGAAAGGAAATTGGAAGCTACGGCGTGGCAGGATTTAGCAGCAGTTTATGCCAAACTCGACTCATGGGCCGATGCCCAGATTTGTTTGGATAAAGCAAAGTCATTGGATTTCAATTCTCCAAGAAATTGGCACTCTTCAG GTTTGCTGTATGAAGCCCGGTCACTCCACAAGGAAGCCCTCGTCTCCTACTGCCATGCCTTGGCCCTTGAACCAGATTATGTCCCGAGCATGGTTTCGACAGCAGAGGTACTGATGAAGCTTGGTACCTACTCTCTCCCCATAGCGAGAAGCTTTCTGATGAGTGCCTTAAGATTAGAGCCCACAAATCATCAAGCGTGGTGGAATCTCGGGCTGCTCTCGAAGAAGGAAGGATCCTTGCAGCAGGCTGTGGAATTTTTCCAAGCTGCATACGAGCTTCAGTCGACAGCTCCGGTACAAAGCTTCGTGTGA
- the LOC116201723 gene encoding CSC1-like protein RXW8: MELSALLTSAGINVAVCVVLSSLYSVLRKQPGNLSVYFGRRLTHVYPTRPNQHICFQRFVPSPSWIVKAWGTPEAEILAGAGVDAVVFLRLIVFSLRIFAVAAFVGVVLVLPVNYYGQAMRHKQIHSESLEVFTIANVKQGSKWLWTHCLALYIISFTACLLLYFEYKSIAKMRLAHIRTSPPNPRHFAVLVRGIPWSPDESYSDKVKKFFTKYHGASYLGHQMVYGRGTVQKLMADTEKMCKVLISDDFARTPSILRSALCTGPSSSSAFRILSKEPESIHGKPPFSDPAIASNAKEVPAAFVFFKTRYAADVAAEVLLSTNPMSWVTNYAPEPHDVYWKNLSIPFAQLWLRKIAILLTAIGFSVVFIAPVTFVQSLTELNRLQHKFPALRGLLEKNHMKQIFTGYLPSVILILFLYTVPPTMMLLARIEGSISRSGRKKSACHKVLYFMIWNVFFLNIVANNVIKYIENTLAKKAKDVPNELAQTVPAQATFFMTYVLTSGWASLSSELMQPMMLICNWFKRAILRRKDDLTAFSFPYHTEVPRVLLFGFLGFTFSVLAPLILPCLLVYFFLAFLVYRNQILNVYITKYESGGQLWPTVHNTTIFSLVFMQLIAMCVFGLKRSKTAVTFTFLLVICTILFNEYCRQRFYPVFKNTAAEILIEMDQEDEQSGRMEEIHRDLHKAYFQFTLISKQMGSSEHLSPPTPREEESVEAPIATRPGLVHQGK, translated from the exons ATGGAACTTTCTGCTCTCTTAACATCTGCTGGGATTAATGTTGCTGTGTGTGTGGTGCTCTCGTCACTTTATTCCGTATTGAGAAAACAGCCGGGCAACTTGAGTGTGTACTTTGGACGGAGGCTTACCCATGTATATCCAACAAGGCCCAATCAGCATATCTGCTTCCAGAGATTTGTCCCTTCCCCCAGTTGGATTGTGAAGGCATGGGGGACGCCGGAAGCTGAAATATTAGCTGGCGCCGGTGTTGATGCTGTAGTTTTCCTCAGGCTAATTGTCTTCAG TCTCCGAATCTTTGCAGTTGCTGCTTTTGTCGGTGTTGTTTTAGTTCTTCCGGTGAATTATTATGGGCAAGCGATGCGCCACAAGCAGATCCATAGTGAATCTCTGGAGGTCTTTACCATCGCAAATGTCAAACAAGGATCAAAGTG GCTTTGGACTCATTGTCTGGCATTGTACATCATATCATTCACAGCTTGCCTGCTTCTTTACTTT GAGTACAAGAGCATAGCTAAAATGAGGCTCGCACATATAAGAACATCCCCTCCAAACCCAAGACATTTTGCCGTGCTTGTCCGTGGTATTCCTTGGTCCCCGGATGAGTCATACAGTGATAAAGTGAAGAAATTTTTCACAAAGTATCATGGTGCAAGCTATTTGGGACATCAAATGGTATATGGGCGTGGTACAGTTCAAAAGTTGATG GCTGACACAGAGAAGATGTGCAAAGTATTAATATCTGATGACTTTGCTCGAACACCAAGTATATTACGATCCGCTTTATGCACTGGCCCATCTTCATCCAGTGCTTTTAGGATTCTTTCTAAAGAACCAGAGAGCATCCATGGAAAGCCTCCATTTAGTGATCCAGCAATTGCTTCAAATGCAAAg GAAGTTCCAGCTGCATTTGTCTTTTTCAAGACTCGCTATGCTGCTGATGTTGCTGCAGAGGTTCTTCTATCAACTAATCCCATGTCGTGGGTGACTAACTATGCTCCAGAGCCACACGATGTGTATTGGAAAAACCTCTCTATTCCATTTGCACAACTCTGGCTTCGAAAGATAGCTATTCTGCTCACTGCCATTGGCTTCTCAGTTGTGTTTATCGCACCTGTCACTTTTGTTCAATCACTCACTGAACTAAATCGTTTGCAACACAAATTTCCCGCTCTCAGGGGACTCTTGGAAAA GAATCATATGAAACAGATTTTTACGGGTTACCTCCCAAGTGTGATCTTGATACTGTTCCTCTATACTGTCCCTCCCACAATGATGCTGCTTGCAAGGATTGAAGGGTCTATATCTCGTAGTGGAAGGAAAAAGAGCGCATGCCACAAAGTTCTCTATTTCATGATATGGAATGTGTTCTTTCTCAACATTGTCGCGAATAATGTcattaaatatatagaaaatacCCTGGctaaaaaagccaaagatgtGCCTAATGAACTTGCACAAACAGTACCAGCTCAG GCGACCTTTTTCATGACATATGTTTTAACATCAGGTTGGGCGAGTCTATCATCTGAGCTGATGCAGCCAATGATGCTGATATGCAACTGGTTCAAAAGGGCCATTCTGAGACGGAAGGATGACTTGactgctttttcttttccatacCACACCGAAGTCCCGAGAGTGCTGCTCTTTGGATTTCTTGGCTTCACTTTTTCCGTCCTCGCACCCTTAATCCTGCCCTGCCTGCTGGTCTACTTCTTCCTCGCATTTCTCGTGTATCGGAACCAG ATCCTCAATGTATATATTACAAAGTACGAGAGTGGAGGGCAGCTTTGGCCTACTGTGCACAACACAACAATCTTCTCTCTTGTTTTTATGCAGTTGATAGCTATGTGTGTTTTCGGGCTGAAAAGATCAAAAACAGCAGTTACTTTTACGTTTCTGCTGGTTATTTGCACTATCCTATTCAACGAGTACTGCAGGCAGAGGTTTTATCCTGTATTTAAGAACACCGCTGCAGAG ATACTGATTGAGATGGACCAGGAAGACGAGCAGAGCGGGAGGATGGAAGAGATTCACCGGGACTTGCACAAGGCCTATTTCCAGTTTACCTTGATATCCAAGCAGATGGGGAGTTCCGAGCATCTTTCTCCTCCCACCCCTCGGGAAGAGGAAAGCGTCGAAGCTCCAATCGCGACAAGGCCAGGTTTGGTGCACCAGGGCAAATGA